The proteins below are encoded in one region of Leptospira sp. WS4.C2:
- a CDS encoding 1,4-dihydroxy-6-naphthoate synthase, whose product MISLAYSPCPNDTFLFYHLIRNASYPVKEELYDVENLNEFAFQGKFPVTKLSFAAYFQIIDKYILLETGSALGRGCGPLLVRKKNSKTDLTNYKKLYIPGMLTTANLLLSLYTNGKHNPHPLRYDEIIPKVMSEEDSLGVIIHEERFTYEGRGMEKVVDLGEWWEESTGYPIPLGTIAIRRDIPKDEALQFQTNLRQSLSAAYAEPKEMMDYIRVNSQNKEDAVIKSHINLYVNEFTKNLGEEGHGAVEYLLKRAIEAGFIKKPTPLPLFLGES is encoded by the coding sequence ATGATATCTCTTGCCTATTCCCCATGCCCAAACGATACCTTCCTCTTCTACCACTTAATCCGTAACGCGAGTTACCCGGTCAAAGAAGAATTATATGATGTAGAGAACTTAAACGAATTTGCCTTCCAAGGAAAATTTCCTGTCACAAAACTTTCGTTTGCGGCCTACTTTCAAATCATAGACAAATACATTTTACTCGAAACTGGTTCCGCCCTCGGGAGAGGGTGCGGCCCCTTACTTGTTAGAAAGAAAAATTCCAAAACAGATCTTACCAATTACAAAAAACTTTACATTCCAGGAATGTTAACTACTGCCAACCTTCTTTTGTCTTTATATACTAATGGAAAACATAACCCACACCCACTCCGTTATGATGAAATCATTCCAAAAGTCATGAGTGAAGAAGATAGCCTTGGTGTCATCATCCACGAAGAAAGATTTACCTACGAAGGACGGGGAATGGAAAAGGTAGTGGATCTTGGAGAATGGTGGGAGGAGTCTACGGGATACCCCATTCCTTTAGGTACCATTGCCATCCGCCGCGATATACCAAAAGACGAAGCACTCCAGTTTCAAACCAATCTGAGACAAAGTCTGAGTGCCGCCTATGCGGAACCAAAAGAAATGATGGATTACATTCGGGTCAATTCGCAAAACAAAGAAGATGCGGTGATCAAATCTCATATCAATTTGTATGTGAATGAATTCACAAAAAATTTAGGGGAAGAGGGGCATGGAGCCGTGGAATATCTTTTGAAACGGGCCATCGAGGCAGGTTTTATCAAAAAACCCACCCCGTTACCTTTGTTTTTAGGAGAAAGTTAA
- a CDS encoding AZOBR_p60025 family cell surface glycopolymer formation protein, translating to MQNGSVKRHQLWFLLVFFLLGVGGLIYYKIAPYEHSLSALIGIWEGFYEINPNLVDSNFVIYKSGGYDGQFFYFLAKDLFVGGDWDLIVDSYHFRFHRMGLSLFVGAVSMVVGFSHYPLVTLLFLFLVFSVSVFCLYSLLPETKKWFVVFYLLSPFSLNANFLLVADSLFVSFGIIAFYFFKNKKDLLSVFFFLLMVITRELGVLFLVPIVFMALMEKNWGKMVLYSLPGIAFLCLVGYGWIHPPNHLGTNPLGFRDMTDLPLFGFFKSFQEGGSFQFKPKELPKILFFISLISLSVVSIQSLKESFSQNINLLFPIFGSLFVILIAEEGYWRSFDNLSRMFTLILPFSLLLEGALKRPFLRLFLGISITLFVFLIIRILWITPTKEFFLNL from the coding sequence TTGCAAAATGGAAGTGTGAAACGGCACCAACTTTGGTTTTTACTGGTTTTTTTCCTTTTAGGAGTCGGGGGACTTATCTACTACAAAATAGCTCCCTATGAACACTCTCTTTCTGCCCTTATCGGGATTTGGGAAGGGTTCTATGAAATCAATCCAAACCTTGTTGATTCGAATTTTGTGATCTACAAATCAGGTGGGTACGATGGACAATTCTTCTATTTTCTCGCAAAAGATCTGTTTGTCGGTGGTGATTGGGATCTGATAGTCGATTCTTACCATTTCCGCTTTCACAGAATGGGACTCTCTCTTTTTGTTGGTGCAGTCTCAATGGTAGTTGGGTTCTCGCATTACCCCTTAGTTACTCTCCTCTTTCTATTTCTAGTATTCTCCGTATCTGTCTTTTGTTTGTATTCTCTACTTCCAGAAACAAAAAAATGGTTTGTTGTCTTTTATCTACTTTCTCCTTTCTCACTAAACGCAAATTTTCTACTCGTTGCCGACTCCCTCTTTGTCAGTTTTGGAATCATAGCCTTCTACTTCTTTAAAAACAAAAAAGACCTTCTTTCCGTTTTCTTTTTTCTACTGATGGTAATCACTCGTGAGTTAGGAGTTTTATTTCTTGTGCCCATAGTTTTTATGGCCCTCATGGAAAAAAATTGGGGAAAAATGGTTCTTTATTCCCTCCCTGGCATCGCATTCCTTTGTTTGGTGGGTTACGGCTGGATCCATCCACCAAATCACCTGGGGACCAATCCTCTTGGATTTCGTGATATGACAGATCTCCCTCTATTTGGATTTTTTAAAAGTTTTCAAGAGGGTGGATCTTTCCAATTCAAACCGAAAGAACTTCCCAAAATTCTATTTTTTATCTCTTTGATTTCCCTGTCGGTTGTCAGCATCCAATCACTCAAAGAATCCTTTTCACAAAATATAAACCTACTGTTTCCGATCTTCGGAAGTTTATTTGTAATCCTGATTGCAGAAGAGGGGTATTGGAGGTCTTTTGATAACTTAAGTCGAATGTTTACACTCATTCTACCTTTTTCCTTATTACTAGAAGGAGCACTAAAAAGACCTTTTTTACGCCTATTTCTTGGGATTTCCATCACTCTGTTTGTATTTTTAATCATTCGGATCCTCTGGATCACACCAACAAAGGAGTTTTTCTTAAACCTATGA
- a CDS encoding discoidin domain-containing protein, translated as MKDHLIRTSHPYSLPIKSVSTSGTFEVKNEEFLSFFEEKEQSSLSSIIFQFDDVVYFNGIELLPGKDGLDFFPDSFRFELSHDGKYWEPILQESSFRKSFKTSAKWLFSLTSARYVKFVSKISRKASNGKNRISFGQLKILITGIQSIQTSSELDRLYVKENLFDTRPDYGWSSKKKEEPEEEYLILDMGSVNRIEEMRMLTKNDPITNFPERFVTYYSEDDITWHQLHEENFFLSEPGTWYKWRFSAVNLRYLKLVFFQEKQPNKKDYVTEVIELELYSSPDKKDYGGPTREPLPYASVLRSGIIRLAVDGEVKEGVVVQANDRRLRDATTEYRGIVELASDGEEKPGVAVQGNDKRLKIATELTHGLVRLSRSGEARPGLVVQSDDERLRSASTDHPGIVELALDGETRPGVAVQGNDSRLRIATKKAIGLVQLADAGEVAVDKVVTGDDPRLRDATNTAKGIVQLAPNGGEEPNTVVQGNDKRLKHASTELHGIVQLAHSGETKPGAVVQGNDKRLAKAGFQDAGIVLLANHGEAVPGKVVLSDDPRLSDKRDPKPHTHPYAEKEHDFNSHTGLLKITGEAEASSKGFVPPQANDAVIYGKNTKVGTGVVGVSSGTGVTGFGDSVGVYGISKGKSSKQSAGILGAGTTAPGGRFLSQSDFALVVDGKGIPEMELSGSGKAIYANGESLFEGNLRITKEGGEECIARYFRLDGKDVVTAGDLLVATEEPGVLGRSKHPYSTNVIGVCVTNAHVVFGKQEKAVEYVLVALLGITKMHVDASQVPIYPGDLLVSGLSSGHAVKADPTKLKPGMLVAKAIEACKRDKGNILCLLTFS; from the coding sequence ATGAAAGATCATTTAATCCGCACAAGCCACCCCTACTCTTTACCAATCAAATCAGTTTCCACTTCGGGAACCTTCGAAGTCAAAAATGAAGAATTTTTATCCTTTTTTGAAGAAAAGGAGCAGTCCTCACTTTCCTCCATCATCTTTCAGTTTGATGATGTTGTATATTTTAATGGAATCGAACTTTTACCTGGCAAGGATGGTTTGGACTTTTTTCCCGATTCTTTCCGGTTTGAATTGTCTCACGATGGAAAGTATTGGGAACCAATTTTACAAGAGTCTTCCTTTCGTAAATCTTTCAAAACCTCGGCAAAATGGCTTTTTTCTCTTACTAGCGCTCGTTATGTGAAGTTTGTTTCAAAAATTTCAAGAAAAGCTAGTAACGGGAAAAATCGGATTAGTTTTGGTCAGTTGAAGATACTCATTACAGGGATCCAATCCATCCAAACAAGTTCCGAGTTGGACAGGTTGTATGTAAAAGAAAATCTTTTTGATACAAGGCCGGATTACGGATGGTCTTCCAAAAAGAAGGAAGAACCTGAAGAGGAATATTTAATTTTAGACATGGGTTCTGTGAATCGCATTGAAGAGATGCGAATGCTCACAAAAAATGATCCAATCACAAATTTCCCAGAACGTTTTGTAACTTATTATAGCGAAGACGATATTACTTGGCACCAATTACATGAAGAGAACTTCTTTTTGTCGGAGCCAGGCACTTGGTATAAGTGGAGATTCTCTGCAGTAAACTTAAGGTATTTGAAATTAGTTTTTTTCCAAGAGAAACAACCAAACAAAAAAGACTATGTTACCGAGGTCATCGAACTCGAGTTATACTCTAGCCCAGATAAAAAAGATTACGGCGGCCCAACAAGAGAACCCCTCCCCTATGCTTCGGTTCTTAGGTCGGGGATCATTCGTCTTGCAGTGGATGGAGAGGTTAAAGAGGGGGTTGTCGTTCAGGCTAATGACAGACGACTCCGGGATGCGACTACGGAATACCGTGGGATTGTGGAACTCGCATCAGACGGGGAAGAAAAACCTGGGGTTGCCGTACAAGGAAATGATAAACGCCTAAAAATCGCCACTGAACTCACCCATGGCCTGGTTCGATTGTCAAGAAGTGGAGAAGCAAGGCCCGGACTTGTGGTGCAATCAGATGATGAACGTTTGCGAAGTGCCTCCACCGATCATCCAGGTATCGTTGAACTTGCCTTAGATGGAGAAACCCGTCCTGGCGTAGCTGTCCAAGGAAATGATTCTCGTCTTCGTATTGCCACAAAAAAAGCCATTGGCCTTGTGCAACTTGCTGACGCAGGGGAAGTCGCTGTTGATAAAGTAGTTACTGGTGATGATCCAAGGCTTAGAGATGCCACAAATACTGCCAAAGGAATTGTGCAACTAGCACCTAATGGTGGCGAAGAACCAAACACTGTGGTTCAAGGTAATGATAAACGTTTGAAACATGCCAGTACAGAATTACATGGTATTGTGCAATTGGCTCACTCAGGTGAAACGAAACCAGGTGCTGTTGTACAAGGAAATGATAAACGCCTTGCTAAGGCTGGGTTTCAGGATGCCGGCATTGTTTTACTCGCAAACCACGGTGAAGCTGTTCCCGGTAAGGTAGTCCTTTCGGATGATCCTAGATTGTCTGATAAAAGAGATCCAAAGCCGCATACCCATCCATATGCTGAAAAAGAACATGATTTTAATTCACATACAGGGCTTTTGAAAATCACAGGAGAGGCGGAAGCTTCTTCTAAAGGATTTGTGCCGCCGCAAGCAAACGACGCTGTGATCTACGGAAAAAATACAAAAGTAGGAACAGGGGTTGTGGGTGTATCCTCTGGCACGGGTGTTACTGGGTTTGGGGATTCTGTCGGAGTGTATGGAATTTCCAAAGGAAAGTCATCCAAACAGTCAGCGGGAATTTTAGGTGCCGGGACTACGGCGCCGGGTGGAAGGTTTTTATCTCAGTCTGATTTTGCGCTCGTAGTGGATGGGAAAGGAATTCCTGAGATGGAGCTTTCTGGATCAGGCAAAGCAATTTATGCAAATGGAGAGTCTCTGTTTGAAGGAAATCTTCGCATTACAAAAGAAGGTGGTGAGGAGTGTATTGCTCGTTACTTCCGATTGGATGGGAAGGATGTTGTGACTGCGGGGGATTTACTTGTGGCAACGGAAGAACCAGGAGTTCTTGGAAGGTCCAAACACCCCTACTCCACAAATGTCATCGGTGTTTGTGTCACAAATGCTCATGTGGTTTTTGGAAAACAAGAAAAGGCTGTGGAGTATGTTCTTGTGGCACTTCTTGGAATTACTAAAATGCATGTGGATGCATCACAAGTGCCGATTTATCCGGGAGATCTTTTGGTTTCTGGATTATCCTCTGGTCATGCAGTAAAAGCAGATCCCACAAAATTAAAACCGGGAATGCTTGTGGCAAAAGCGATTGAGGCCTGCAAACGAGACAAAGGAAATATTCTTTGTCTGTTAACTTTCTCCTAA
- a CDS encoding ATP-binding protein, with product MIQICITSRLSSLPVVVAYKKGYFEEFGVKVTLHVNTHHKAIMPLLDAGRVEAGEVPTIAYLQDSFLKKSKLKRIYKGIYLYHSPLSFYSRFQFKPEDLTRNKAYILPVPHQYSVERLYAEKFLEEYAPQNPVKVRYIDTPGFLEEKEFLKPSCLGLVSDPFSSPFLRNFQDFANTLDLPILETKSFFPSTLLAFSGDAVLKTGREISGVLLAVRKAIDLLQNTNQLSNGNLWEDLQLSHFYPHLRVGETKNLLNAHPLIQKGIFSYKGDATTLYPLLKDVYFRLIRRVIQPEAVKTAFDFDEILSALEPKKVFDVRKLSSFQEPTETKLHAPSQINYRKLNAVRHLIVDVNSVVLDILQGNYNSRLNSDETLQLDNRVKVLVNSMLDSFNAKLELQREEITELENLISILEIKLDRSAVDLQYSEEKYRYLFEFSREAIALVDADTGSILEANNQFRLLTSYTRGDITKMNIEDIILGNQVSNQLRFGSDLSSDTMLSLPDVEIMLKDGSKLEVDISFTSILLSPKKRYQVQFRPNSERKEQERLQHEFISNVSHELRSPMTNIRGYLEFFKSDTSLPFNTEHKNMLEVIDKNAKRLSFLIENLLKLTTSREKDKEAEVIEIFDPVPVIEDVIHMNSHLAKGKPIEWDLSLKKGFFLRGIKFEFSQIITNLYVNALKYTFKGKIGISIRDTNGKIEITVEDTGIGIDPNYKNQIFDRFFRIPSSDNKKIGGTGLGLSIVKSLVDKMSGEIFVESTMGEGSKFTIFFPKVNISV from the coding sequence GTGATCCAGATTTGTATAACAAGTCGCCTTAGTTCTTTACCGGTTGTAGTCGCCTATAAAAAAGGATACTTTGAAGAATTTGGTGTGAAGGTAACACTTCACGTCAATACTCATCATAAGGCAATTATGCCATTACTAGACGCTGGTCGAGTAGAAGCGGGGGAAGTCCCTACCATTGCCTACCTACAAGATAGTTTCTTAAAAAAATCAAAGCTAAAACGTATTTACAAAGGGATTTATCTCTACCACTCACCGCTTTCCTTTTATTCCCGGTTCCAATTCAAACCAGAAGATCTCACAAGAAACAAAGCCTACATCCTGCCCGTTCCGCACCAATACTCCGTAGAAAGACTCTATGCAGAAAAATTCTTAGAAGAGTATGCCCCCCAAAATCCAGTCAAAGTTCGTTACATTGACACACCAGGATTTTTAGAAGAAAAAGAATTTCTAAAGCCATCTTGTCTTGGGCTTGTATCCGATCCATTTTCTAGCCCTTTTCTCAGGAACTTTCAAGATTTCGCAAATACACTAGATCTACCAATATTAGAAACCAAATCTTTTTTCCCATCCACCTTACTTGCGTTTAGTGGAGATGCTGTATTAAAAACAGGGAGGGAAATCTCTGGAGTTCTTCTTGCTGTCAGAAAAGCCATTGATTTATTACAAAACACAAACCAACTAAGCAATGGAAATCTTTGGGAAGATTTACAACTCTCTCATTTTTATCCGCACCTCCGAGTAGGGGAGACAAAAAATCTTTTGAATGCACATCCTCTCATTCAAAAAGGAATTTTCTCTTACAAGGGAGATGCGACCACTCTTTATCCTCTACTAAAAGATGTGTATTTCCGACTGATACGTAGGGTCATCCAACCCGAAGCCGTAAAAACTGCTTTTGATTTTGATGAAATCCTATCAGCACTGGAACCCAAAAAAGTCTTTGATGTGCGTAAACTTAGTAGTTTCCAAGAACCAACCGAAACGAAACTCCACGCACCCTCTCAAATCAACTACAGAAAACTCAATGCAGTGAGACATCTCATCGTTGACGTGAATTCCGTAGTATTAGATATCCTTCAGGGCAATTATAATTCAAGACTCAACTCCGATGAAACATTACAATTAGACAACAGAGTGAAGGTTCTCGTGAACTCAATGTTAGACTCATTTAATGCAAAGTTAGAGCTCCAAAGAGAAGAGATCACTGAACTCGAAAATTTAATTTCTATTTTAGAGATCAAATTAGATAGATCTGCCGTAGATTTACAATATTCCGAAGAAAAGTATAGGTATTTGTTTGAATTTTCCAGAGAGGCCATTGCACTCGTGGATGCCGACACAGGAAGTATATTAGAAGCAAACAACCAGTTCCGTTTACTAACCAGCTATACACGTGGTGATATCACCAAAATGAATATTGAAGATATCATTTTGGGAAATCAGGTTTCTAACCAACTCCGATTTGGTTCGGACCTCTCTTCGGACACAATGTTATCTCTTCCTGATGTGGAAATTATGTTAAAAGATGGAAGTAAACTAGAAGTAGACATTAGTTTTACGTCTATTCTCCTTTCACCAAAAAAACGTTACCAAGTACAATTCCGACCCAACTCCGAAAGAAAAGAACAAGAACGCCTGCAACACGAATTCATATCCAATGTAAGTCATGAACTCAGAAGTCCTATGACAAATATTAGAGGGTATCTGGAATTTTTTAAATCGGACACTTCGCTACCATTCAACACCGAACATAAAAATATGTTGGAAGTCATCGACAAAAATGCTAAACGTCTCAGTTTCTTAATCGAAAACTTATTAAAGTTAACTACATCTAGAGAAAAAGACAAAGAAGCCGAGGTAATCGAAATTTTTGACCCAGTTCCAGTCATTGAAGATGTCATTCATATGAACTCTCACCTTGCAAAAGGAAAACCAATCGAATGGGATCTTTCATTGAAAAAAGGGTTCTTCTTACGTGGAATCAAATTTGAATTTTCACAAATCATTACTAACCTTTATGTGAATGCATTGAAGTATACGTTCAAAGGAAAAATCGGAATCTCCATCCGCGATACCAATGGGAAAATTGAAATCACTGTAGAAGATACAGGCATAGGCATTGACCCGAACTACAAAAACCAAATCTTTGATCGTTTCTTTCGAATCCCATCCTCAGATAATAAAAAAATTGGGGGCACAGGTCTTGGCCTGTCCATTGTTAAATCCCTAGTGGACAAAATGTCCGGTGAAATCTTTGTAGAGAGTACGATGGGGGAGGGAAGTAAATTCACCATTTTCTTCCCTAAAGTCAATATCAGCGTTTAG
- a CDS encoding ParA family protein: protein MITIAVANQKGGEGKTTTSLNLAMGLARRNLKTLLIDMDPQANSTGIFLNPETVEKDLAHLFQNSANLKEIITPAYNEYLWVAPSSMRLAEMETVSVNSVEAPYILRDSLATIKEFDFVIIDCPPSLSIFTVNSLVAANFVLIPLQAEKFSMDGIMGLQQTISSIKKRINPELEILGALITQLKPQTLLTKTILPVLTKYFRIFEHTISDGVAIGESHLAKKSVFDYNRTSRQSQEYEGFIEEVLNELKK from the coding sequence ATGATCACCATTGCAGTTGCAAACCAAAAAGGCGGAGAAGGAAAAACGACTACTTCTTTGAATCTTGCCATGGGGTTGGCCCGTCGCAATCTTAAAACCCTACTCATCGATATGGACCCTCAGGCCAATTCCACGGGAATATTTCTGAATCCAGAGACAGTTGAAAAAGACCTTGCCCACCTCTTCCAAAATTCGGCAAACCTTAAAGAAATCATCACACCAGCATATAACGAGTATTTGTGGGTAGCGCCATCTAGCATGCGCTTGGCGGAAATGGAAACGGTTTCTGTAAATTCAGTCGAAGCACCCTATATCCTAAGAGACTCCCTTGCCACAATCAAGGAATTTGATTTTGTCATCATCGACTGCCCTCCTTCTCTTTCCATCTTCACAGTGAATAGTCTCGTGGCAGCAAACTTCGTCCTCATCCCCCTCCAAGCAGAGAAGTTCTCCATGGATGGGATTATGGGCTTACAACAAACCATCTCCTCGATCAAAAAAAGGATCAATCCAGAGCTAGAAATTCTAGGGGCACTGATCACCCAACTCAAACCCCAGACCTTACTTACAAAAACCATCCTCCCCGTTTTGACCAAATACTTCCGAATTTTTGAACATACAATTTCGGATGGAGTGGCCATCGGAGAAAGCCATCTGGCAAAAAAATCTGTTTTCGATTACAACAGAACCTCACGTCAATCTCAAGAGTATGAAGGTTTTATAGAGGAGGTTTTAAATGAGCTTAAAAAGTAA
- a CDS encoding helix-turn-helix domain-containing protein, translating to MTDIIDSGVWAGLSHAAKTLYPVLLKFSDYNFKPVWPNTETLMRLTGFKTKKSIVSAKKELTRAGLLFQVPGNGRTSTRYHFSFHYEGSRITPLGDTNITLRDSEMGTSGGSKLTDKGGADGTPNHINITISNTNNLPAVPTAGELGKEKEEKKAFETLVELFGPEIALEAYKKAVSLHMESNASYVQSLCRELISIQRQEVIKTEQKVSAEESLSHPASWVGFLSWASKELTQSSWNQLEKVPVETDGNVIVVTSPLQGHLRQIVNMYFTERVKPAVLVVFSEKEEGSRLSEIR from the coding sequence ATGACCGACATCATAGACTCTGGTGTTTGGGCTGGCCTATCCCATGCGGCCAAAACACTCTACCCGGTCTTATTGAAATTCAGTGACTACAACTTCAAACCAGTTTGGCCCAATACAGAAACATTGATGAGGCTGACAGGATTCAAAACCAAAAAATCCATTGTCTCTGCCAAAAAAGAACTCACACGAGCGGGCCTACTCTTCCAAGTCCCCGGCAATGGACGAACCTCAACAAGGTATCACTTTTCTTTCCACTATGAGGGCTCCAGGATTACCCCTCTGGGGGATACAAATATAACCCTCAGGGATTCCGAGATGGGGACCTCTGGGGGTTCGAAACTTACCGATAAGGGGGGTGCAGACGGGACCCCAAACCATATTAATATAACTATATCTAATACAAACAATCTACCTGCGGTGCCCACGGCGGGAGAATTGGGCAAGGAAAAGGAAGAGAAAAAAGCGTTCGAAACTTTAGTGGAACTCTTTGGACCTGAGATTGCATTAGAAGCTTATAAAAAAGCTGTCTCCTTACATATGGAATCAAATGCATCCTATGTCCAATCTCTATGCAGGGAACTGATCTCCATCCAAAGACAGGAAGTGATTAAAACTGAGCAGAAAGTTTCTGCGGAAGAAAGTCTCTCCCACCCTGCCTCCTGGGTTGGATTTTTATCCTGGGCAAGCAAAGAACTGACCCAATCCTCATGGAACCAACTCGAGAAGGTACCGGTAGAGACCGATGGGAATGTGATCGTTGTCACCTCTCCCCTTCAGGGACATTTACGCCAAATTGTGAATATGTATTTTACGGAACGCGTGAAACCGGCAGTCCTCGTTGTATTTTCAGAGAAAGAAGAAGGATCACGCCTCAGTGAAATTCGATAG
- a CDS encoding ParB/RepB/Spo0J family partition protein, protein MSLKSKRLGTLADIYQAENLDGTIRTIRMDRILPSEHQPRQERKKGIEELAQTLKVDGLLQPIIVSKGEREGHYKIIAGERRYHAAKSLGWAEIECKILNRPDKEIYKLAVIENLQRENLSPYEEVDALLFLKNSHNYTDQELGDLFGKSRSYMTEVLSITSMSKEDLDKCKKNEIYNKNLLVQAAQAAKKGNLDDFLTLFHKGALKTVRDAKDFNKQVKSGETGSAKNSLFSGYKIRRTGTGIQILSDDEILLGDMYKFIRKELVKKYGDSA, encoded by the coding sequence ATGAGCTTAAAAAGTAAACGCCTCGGAACTCTAGCCGACATCTACCAAGCCGAAAATTTAGATGGAACCATCCGAACCATTCGTATGGACAGGATCCTACCCTCCGAACACCAACCGAGACAGGAAAGAAAAAAGGGAATTGAGGAGCTTGCACAAACCTTAAAGGTGGATGGACTTTTGCAACCCATCATTGTGTCCAAGGGAGAGCGCGAAGGTCATTATAAAATCATTGCCGGCGAAAGAAGATACCATGCAGCCAAATCACTCGGCTGGGCAGAAATTGAATGTAAAATCCTAAACCGCCCCGACAAAGAAATTTATAAATTAGCCGTCATTGAAAACTTACAAAGGGAAAACCTATCCCCCTATGAAGAGGTGGATGCCCTCCTCTTTTTAAAAAACTCCCATAACTACACAGATCAGGAGTTAGGTGATCTTTTTGGGAAAAGTCGCAGCTACATGACGGAAGTCCTTTCTATTACCTCGATGTCAAAAGAAGACCTCGATAAATGCAAAAAAAATGAAATCTACAATAAGAACCTTCTTGTCCAAGCAGCCCAGGCCGCTAAGAAAGGAAACCTCGATGATTTTTTAACCCTCTTCCACAAAGGTGCTCTGAAGACTGTTAGAGATGCCAAAGACTTCAACAAACAGGTCAAATCAGGCGAAACAGGTTCCGCAAAAAACTCACTATTTTCTGGATACAAAATCCGGAGAACAGGAACAGGGATTCAGATTTTGTCCGACGACGAAATTTTACTCGGTGACATGTACAAATTCATCCGCAAGGAATTGGTAAAAAAATACGGAGACTCGGCATAA